A region from the Gymnogyps californianus isolate 813 chromosome 14, ASM1813914v2, whole genome shotgun sequence genome encodes:
- the NEURL1B gene encoding E3 ubiquitin-protein ligase NEURL1B: MGNTVHKTLADTSHQTRSVSSRPYYSLPNSSHERRSVLTITEPPRFHSQAKGKNVRLDAHSRKATRRNSFCNGVTFTNRPIHLYEKVRLKLVAVHHGWSGALRFGFTIHDPSQMSSDEIPKYACPDLVTRPGYWAKALPERFAVRDNILAFWVDRHGRVFYSINDEEPILFHCGIKVSGPLWALIDIYGITHEVQILDSMFAETMTTARLSTARLSTCLPQSNHDSANFNNNELENNQVVAKIANLNLSRVPGLATDNHIIPCCPNRRQRAQGVPAFLDTDLRFHPTRGPDITFSQDRMVACTNWQESNRTLVFSDRPLHIGESLFVEVGHLGLPYYGALSFGITSCDPSTLRTNELPADPDFLLDRKEYWVVYRAFPVLNSGDILSFMVLPNGEVHHGVNGASRGMLMCVDTSQSLWVFFTIHGVINQLKILGTVQSSPVTVSPSGSPGGSQYDSDSDMAFSVNRSSSASESSLVTAPSSPLSPPISPVFPPPEPSSSKNGECTVCFDSEVDTVIYTCGHMCLCNTCGLKLKKQLNACCPICRRVIKDVIKIYRP, from the exons ACACAAGCCACCAGACCCGCTCCGTCTCCAGCCGCCCCTACTACAGTTTGCCCAACAGCAGCCATGAGAGACGCTCAGTCCTCACTATCACGGAGCCGCCGCGTTTCCACTCCCAAGCCAAAGGCAAGAACGTGCGTCTGGACGCTCACTCCCGCAAGGCCACGCGGAGGAACAGTTTCTGCAACGGGGTCACCTTCACCAACCGGCCCATCCACCTCTACGAGAAAGTCAGGCTGAAGCTGGTGGCCGTGCACCATGGCTGGAGCGGGGCCCTACGCTTCGGCTTCACCATTCATGACCCATCGCAGATGAGCTCTGACGAGATACCAAAGTACGCCTGTCCGGACCTAGTGACCCGACCTGGATACTGGGCCAAAGCTTTGCCAGAGAGGTTTGCTGTGAGGGACAATATCTTGGCCTTCTGGGTTGACCGTCATGGGAGAGTCTTCTACAGTATTAATGATGAGGAGCCAATATTGTTTCACTGTGGTATTAAAGTTTCCGGTCCTCTCTGGGCACTCATAGACATCTATGGAATTACCCATGAAGTGCAAATACTAG ATAGCATGTTTGCAGAGACCATGACCACTGCCCGTCTCAGCACTGCCCGTCTCAGCACTTGCCTTCCGCAGAGCAACCATGATTCAGCCAACTTCAATAACAATGAACTGGAGAATAACCAAGTGGTGGCCAAAATTGCAAACCTAAACCTAAGTCGGGTACCAGGACTTGCGACAGACAACCACATCATCCCTTGTTGCCCAAACCGACGGCAGCGTGCCCAGGGGGTCCCAGCCTTCCTGGACACAGACCTGCGATTCCACCCCACCCGCGGACCTGACATCACCTTTTCTCAGGACCGGATGGTTGCATGCACCAACTGGCAAGAAAGCAATAGGACTTTGGTGTTTTCTGACCGGCCTTTGCACATCGGTGAAAGCCTCTTTGTGGAAGTAGGACATCTTGGGTTGCCATACTATGGGGCCCTTTCATTTGGCATCACTTCTTGTGATCCGAGTACTTTACGGACAAATGAGCTCCCAGCAGATCCGGACTTCCTCTTGGACCGCAAGGAGTACTGGGTGGTTTACCGAGCGTTCCCGGTCCTCAACAGCGGCGACATTCTCAGTTTCATGGTCTTGCCGAATGGAGAGGTGCACCACGGGGTGAACGGAGCCAGCCGAGGAATGCTAATGTGCGTGGACACCTCACAGTCTCTCTGGGTGTTTTTTACAATCCATGGTGTAATCAACCAGCTCAAAATATTGG GCACTGTGCAGTCCAGCCCAGTGACCGTCTCTCCCTCAGGATCCCCCGGCGGCTCACAGTACGACAGCGACTCGGACATGGCCTTCAGCGTCAACAGGTCGTCGTCTGCTTCAGAGTCGTCGCTCG tgactgctcccagctcccctctGAGCCCCCCCATCTCTCCCGTCTTCCCCCCTCCGGAGCCATCAAGCAGCAAGAACGGGGAATGCACCGTCTGCTTTGACAGTGAGGTGGACACGGTGATCTACACCTGTGGACACATGTGCCTCTGCAACACCTGTGGTCTTAAGCTGAAGAAGCAGCTCAATGCCTGCTGCCCAATCTGTCGACGGGTCATCAAAGATGTTATTAAAATATACCGCCCTTAG